One region of Chloroflexota bacterium genomic DNA includes:
- a CDS encoding redoxin domain-containing protein, with the protein MARLEVELDEWTRRDVAVAFVFAQGLKVVDAFAEREALPFPVLVDPERRMVRDYGVYVRINFESWNMARPSVVLIDPTGIVREVFVGRHSLEWPESKDLWALMERHEADG; encoded by the coding sequence ATGGCGCGGCTCGAGGTCGAGCTGGACGAGTGGACGAGGCGGGACGTGGCTGTGGCCTTCGTCTTTGCGCAGGGCCTCAAGGTTGTCGACGCCTTCGCCGAGCGTGAAGCGCTTCCGTTCCCGGTGCTGGTCGATCCCGAGCGGCGAATGGTCCGCGACTACGGCGTCTACGTCCGCATCAACTTCGAGTCGTGGAACATGGCGCGGCCCTCCGTGGTCCTCATTGATCCCACCGGCATCGTGCGTGAGGTGTTCGTGGGGCGGCACTCGCTCGAGTGGCCGGAGAGCAAGGATCTTTGGGCGCTGATGGAGCGTCACGAGGCCGACGGCTAG
- a CDS encoding ABC transporter ATP-binding protein: MTDAPPIVTEALSKSYGSVRALTDLSLTVERGEIFGFLGPNGAGKTTTARLLLGLMRPTSGSARIFGTDVHAEGPAARRSVSYQPSADALYESTRVAAYLRAFARMGGVPVHRTDELIERLDLDTSRRIKALSTGNRQKVAIVRALQADVPLYLLDEPTRGLDPLVQQEFGRILAEYRDEGRTIFLSTHILSEAEHLCDRVGLLREGRLVAVERVDVLTESRVRRFHARFAGPTPTDDDLEGAAVVSRTDAEISFEVTGSVDRVIKTLARFEVADLTVDEPSLEDAFLRYYDQQAAT, translated from the coding sequence ATGACCGACGCGCCGCCCATCGTCACCGAGGCGCTGTCGAAGTCCTATGGCAGCGTGCGGGCGCTGACCGATCTGTCGCTCACCGTGGAGCGCGGGGAGATCTTCGGCTTCCTGGGACCCAACGGCGCCGGCAAGACCACCACGGCCCGTCTGCTGCTGGGCTTGATGCGGCCCACCAGCGGCTCGGCGCGCATCTTCGGCACGGACGTGCATGCGGAGGGTCCCGCGGCCCGGCGCTCCGTGAGCTACCAGCCCAGCGCCGATGCGCTCTATGAGTCCACGCGGGTGGCGGCCTACCTGCGGGCCTTCGCGCGCATGGGCGGCGTGCCGGTGCACCGCACCGATGAGCTGATCGAGCGGCTGGACCTCGACACCTCGCGCCGGATAAAGGCCCTCTCGACCGGCAACCGGCAGAAGGTGGCCATCGTCCGCGCGCTCCAGGCGGACGTGCCGCTCTATCTCCTAGACGAGCCTACGCGCGGCCTCGACCCGCTGGTGCAGCAGGAGTTTGGCCGCATCCTGGCCGAATACCGCGATGAGGGCCGCACCATTTTCCTCTCCACCCACATCCTGTCCGAAGCCGAGCATCTGTGTGACCGCGTGGGTCTCCTGCGCGAGGGGCGGCTCGTGGCCGTGGAGCGCGTGGACGTGCTGACCGAAAGCCGGGTGCGACGCTTCCACGCCCGTTTCGCGGGACCGACGCCCACCGATGACGATCTCGAGGGCGCCGCGGTGGTGTCACGCACCGACGCCGAGATCAGCTTCGAAGTCACCGGGTCCGTGGACCGGGTGATCAAGACGCTGGCGCGCTTTGAGGTCGCCGACCTCACCGTCGACGAGCCCAGTCTCGAAGACGCGTTTCTGCGCTACTACGACCAGCAGGCCGCGACGTGA
- a CDS encoding acetoacetate decarboxylase family protein, with the protein MVQIRAARRRLPLDEALATMRGGAFDGSPCMPIPLSRIDGMPPSSPYFPRPPARYRGMRAQTVLFRADPGRVADLLPECLTPAPDGACAAIGVDAPWSSHYGAFQAIVVAAGCQFEGRSGYYVVVQYVNSRGSIPAGREIWGTPKVWADMRVEQAERVMATTASVGGVDIAAVRSTAYLPCEPADLPNLTPMWRLKVIPRADGNGLDVLQLVSGGRQGADTVVHVSRAGDGVVEFRPSPVFDVMGLQPREFTGAFYAESDFTEDFGVVDRDFLQEPWDGGPGMTDST; encoded by the coding sequence ATGGTACAGATTCGCGCCGCGCGGCGACGGTTGCCGCTGGATGAGGCGCTGGCCACAATGCGGGGCGGCGCGTTCGACGGGAGCCCGTGCATGCCGATTCCCCTGAGCCGGATCGACGGGATGCCCCCGTCGTCGCCCTACTTTCCGCGTCCGCCCGCGCGCTATCGCGGGATGCGCGCGCAGACGGTGCTGTTCCGCGCGGACCCAGGCCGCGTGGCCGATCTGCTGCCCGAGTGCCTGACGCCGGCGCCCGACGGCGCCTGCGCCGCCATTGGCGTGGACGCGCCGTGGTCGAGCCACTACGGCGCGTTTCAGGCCATCGTCGTCGCGGCGGGCTGCCAATTCGAGGGACGTTCGGGCTACTACGTCGTGGTGCAGTACGTGAACTCGCGCGGGAGCATTCCGGCGGGCCGCGAGATTTGGGGCACCCCCAAGGTCTGGGCCGACATGCGCGTGGAGCAGGCGGAGCGGGTGATGGCCACCACCGCCTCGGTCGGCGGGGTGGATATCGCCGCCGTGCGCTCGACGGCTTACCTGCCGTGCGAGCCCGCCGATCTGCCCAACCTGACGCCGATGTGGCGTCTCAAGGTGATTCCCCGCGCCGACGGCAACGGGCTGGACGTGCTGCAGCTGGTGTCCGGCGGTCGCCAGGGTGCGGACACTGTGGTCCACGTCAGCCGCGCGGGCGACGGGGTTGTCGAATTCCGCCCGTCGCCGGTGTTCGACGTGATGGGGCTGCAGCCGCGGGAGTTCACGGGGGCGTTCTACGCGGAGTCCGATTTCACCGAGGACTTTGGGGTTGTTGATCGGGACTTTCTGCAGGAGCCGTGGGACGGGGGCCCGGGAATGACGGACTCAACGTAG
- a CDS encoding ABC transporter permease subunit, with protein sequence MTLHLLLHTLRHRRLAIFWFTVGLFILALLVMALWPSSRDLDLDAFLETMPEAARAAFLGRGFDSPAIEQSAFLQYLGSQLTTWLPILAAYFGMWAGGGTIARAYGRHTLDVLLAQPITRERFLLTRLSAVALGAAIIVAGSMVGLLLGVAAWAGDTPIPTGDIVLVHVQLWLIAMACAGIAAVVATVLLEPGRTYGVSALIVVAMYVIYLVAEVVEPLEWLGYVSLFRYWRPLEQFATGEFAWTEAVVLAAAAVVATGLAVVLFRRRDIVT encoded by the coding sequence GTGACGCTTCACCTGCTGCTGCACACCCTGCGGCATCGGCGTCTGGCCATCTTCTGGTTCACCGTGGGGCTGTTCATTCTCGCGCTCCTGGTTATGGCGCTCTGGCCATCGTCGCGCGACCTGGATCTCGACGCGTTCCTCGAAACCATGCCGGAAGCGGCCCGTGCCGCCTTCCTGGGCCGGGGCTTCGACAGTCCCGCCATCGAGCAGAGCGCCTTCCTCCAATATCTCGGCTCGCAGCTCACCACCTGGTTGCCGATTCTCGCCGCCTACTTCGGCATGTGGGCCGGCGGCGGCACGATTGCCCGGGCTTACGGCCGCCACACCCTCGACGTCTTGCTGGCCCAGCCGATCACACGCGAGCGGTTTCTGCTCACGCGGCTGTCGGCGGTGGCGCTGGGCGCCGCGATCATCGTCGCCGGCTCGATGGTCGGTCTGCTGCTCGGCGTGGCCGCCTGGGCCGGCGACACGCCCATTCCCACCGGCGACATCGTTCTGGTGCACGTGCAGCTCTGGCTGATCGCCATGGCTTGCGCGGGAATTGCCGCGGTGGTGGCCACGGTGCTGCTCGAGCCGGGCCGCACCTACGGCGTCAGCGCGCTCATCGTCGTGGCGATGTATGTGATCTACCTGGTTGCCGAGGTGGTCGAACCGCTGGAGTGGCTGGGCTACGTGTCGCTGTTTCGCTACTGGCGGCCCCTCGAGCAATTCGCCACCGGGGAGTTCGCCTGGACGGAAGCGGTGGTGCTGGCGGCAGCCGCCGTCGTCGCTACCGGCCTGGCGGTCGTACTATTTCGACGCCGGGACATCGTGACGTAG
- the pckA gene encoding phosphoenolpyruvate carboxykinase (ATP), which translates to MSDADNDPRSGSLAALGITNHGQVFWDLPTSQLYEHAVRAGEGEIAHLGPLVVRTVPHTGRSPNDKLVVRDAERADAVWWGNHNKPLDPERFDGLFGRLRAYMQGRNLYVQNCFAGADPRYRLSVRVINELAWHNLFARNLFIVPTADELADHEPEFTVIDMPGFQANPDEDGTNSGTFIVVNFAARLIIIGGTAYGGEMKKSIFTILNYLLPQRGVLSMHCSANVGAEGDVALFFGLSGTGKTTLSTDPERPLIGDDEHGWSDTGIFNFEGGCYAKTIRLSAENEPEIYQTTRRFGTVLENLPLDPESRRLDLDSDEITENTRGAYPISHLQNVVPGGIAGHPRNIVLLAADAFGVLPPISRLTTEQAMYHFLLGYTARVAGTERGVTDPQATFSACFGAPFLPLPPPTYAAMLGERLEQHQPRVWLVNTGWLGGPAGESDRVQLPHTRAMIRAALSGALDGVPDAVEPVFGLRVPTVCPDVPGDLLDSRGQWADSARYDAQAVQLARRMREAFQPFASTVSAEVLAAEPPAGV; encoded by the coding sequence GTGTCGGATGCAGATAACGACCCTCGATCGGGCTCGCTGGCCGCGCTCGGGATCACGAATCACGGGCAGGTCTTCTGGGATCTCCCCACGAGCCAGCTCTACGAGCACGCCGTGCGCGCGGGCGAAGGCGAAATCGCGCATCTGGGCCCCTTGGTGGTGCGAACCGTTCCCCACACCGGGCGGTCGCCAAATGACAAGTTGGTCGTGCGCGACGCGGAGCGCGCGGACGCCGTGTGGTGGGGCAATCACAACAAGCCGCTCGATCCCGAGCGCTTCGATGGGCTCTTCGGGCGGCTCCGCGCCTACATGCAGGGTCGCAATCTCTACGTGCAGAACTGCTTCGCCGGCGCCGATCCCCGCTACCGGCTCTCGGTGCGGGTGATCAACGAGTTGGCCTGGCACAACCTCTTCGCGCGCAACCTCTTCATCGTCCCCACCGCCGACGAGCTTGCCGACCACGAGCCGGAATTCACCGTCATCGACATGCCGGGCTTTCAGGCAAACCCGGACGAGGATGGCACCAACTCCGGCACGTTCATCGTGGTCAATTTCGCCGCGCGGCTCATCATCATCGGCGGCACGGCCTACGGCGGGGAGATGAAGAAATCCATCTTCACCATCCTCAACTACCTGCTGCCGCAGCGCGGCGTGCTGTCGATGCACTGCTCGGCCAACGTCGGTGCCGAAGGCGACGTGGCGCTGTTCTTCGGCCTCTCGGGCACCGGCAAGACCACGCTATCGACCGATCCCGAGCGTCCCTTGATCGGCGACGACGAGCATGGCTGGAGCGACACGGGCATCTTCAACTTCGAGGGCGGCTGCTACGCCAAGACCATCCGCCTGTCCGCCGAGAACGAGCCGGAGATTTACCAGACCACGCGGCGCTTCGGCACGGTGCTGGAGAACCTTCCGCTCGACCCCGAGTCGCGCCGGCTCGACCTCGATTCGGACGAGATCACCGAGAACACCCGCGGGGCCTATCCCATCTCGCACCTGCAGAACGTGGTCCCCGGCGGCATCGCCGGACATCCCCGTAACATCGTGTTGCTGGCGGCGGACGCGTTCGGCGTCCTGCCGCCGATCTCACGCTTGACCACCGAGCAGGCGATGTATCACTTCCTGCTGGGCTACACCGCGCGCGTGGCCGGCACCGAGCGCGGCGTCACGGACCCGCAGGCGACGTTCAGCGCCTGCTTCGGCGCGCCGTTCCTGCCGCTGCCGCCGCCGACCTACGCGGCGATGCTGGGCGAGCGGCTCGAGCAGCACCAGCCGCGCGTGTGGCTGGTCAACACCGGCTGGCTGGGCGGCCCCGCCGGCGAGAGCGACCGGGTGCAGCTGCCGCACACGCGGGCGATGATCCGCGCCGCGCTCAGCGGCGCCCTGGACGGCGTACCGGATGCCGTCGAGCCGGTCTTCGGGCTGCGCGTGCCCACGGTGTGTCCCGACGTCCCCGGCGACCTGCTGGATTCCCGCGGGCAGTGGGCCGATTCCGCCCGCTACGACGCGCAGGCCGTGCAGCTGGCGCGGCGCATGCGCGAGGCCTTCCAGCCCTTCGCGTCGACCGTGTCGGCGGAGGTGTTGGCGGCGGAGCCTCCGGCGGGTGTCTAA